The region gttctttttaatatatatctttaataatttataaatttactaaattattctTTTAGTATATTAAATTTTTTCATCTATTATAATACTTTAATATGTACTTCTTATAAAAAAAAAGTGTCTATAAAGTAGTAAATTATAATATAATTTTCTTGatagttatttataagttttaatttacaactaattaaacaatattttttagtttatattataaagtaagttaatactaaagttatatatttgttgaaatgtcttaatttttgaaaaccaaattgtaaaaaaccgatccaaccgaattataattcggttggaccggatcggatttgaatttagtttggactatttggatctacgttttgaaaaccgaaattaatttggattcacttgatcggatcggattaaactgatccatccaaacgaacacccctagtcATATATGAGCATTGTAATTCACAAAACCAAATAGATTCGTATGTTGGTTGATCGTTTTCAATGAGACTGGATCTTTGCaattaatataaaagttatttaacCCTCAAAAAATCATGGCCATAAATCAGCCCAAATTCCTTCATTTAATCTCCATATACCCTAGaattaatatttttggtttttatttattttcatcatCAATATATAGGAAAGgggcaaatatatatatatatatatatatatatatatatatatatatatatatatatatatatatatatatatatatatatatatatatatatatatatatatatagagagagagagagagagagagagcgagctaggttcaaatgtttttagcaagtattgtgtgcctaaatgcactaatgagaattcaagaaataataaaccgttaaataaatcatttaagggtattttggaccttttatacttttaattaaggaaatcatttaattCAATCTTGCaattaaagaaataaaataagTATATTTGACCTAGCCTCTCTCTTAAATTCTGTCTAATAAAACCTCCAAAATCCTCAAACCCTTTTCACTCCAAGTTCACCAACCGGACCACCAGGTTCAATCCCCTGCCCACTCTGCCGCCATGGAATGGAAACGTCTCCTACAAGAAGCTCACAACCACAAAACTGCTTCCCCAAATGTTGAAATCCACCTCATCCCTCTTATGCTGCTCGTATTCTTCAATGGCGGAGACCGATGATAGAATTGCAGTTGAAAAATTCTTCAATGGCGAAAGATGCGAAGCAAAGCAGTCAACGGTTCTTCGTTCCTCTCCCGTCGTCGGTAGCAAAGAAGACCAAGGGGAAGATCCCCCGTCGTCGGAAGCAAAGCAGTCAACCAGATCTGATCTAATCTGATCGATTAAGATCAAGAAAAATGGCGATGGCGAGGGCAAGCTCTGGCCTCGCATACCCAGATCGTTTCTTCGCCGCCGCTACTTACGCCGGCTTTGGTGGCTCCTCCAATTCATCTTCCTAAGGGGTCACCTCCAAATTCTCTAACGACGTCGCCCTTTTGCTTTACGCCTTGTATCAACAAGTTTTTATTTTGCATTCGGTTTCGTTTATGAgcatctttctccataattctCAATTGCTCAATTTTCCCGAAATCATTTCAATTGATCTAACAATATTTGTCTTCTATTATTAAATTACTTGCTTTGAAATTCATTAGCTCTGGGTTTTTTGTTATTATTAGAAAAGGTAGGTATTAGATAAGGTTGCTAATTTGCTGTGTGTTTTATGCAATTGGGAATTTTATTGTAATTTATATTGAATATCTGTATATGATAAACCCCTCTTTCAAGAGAAAGAGTTAGAATCTGATTTTGACCTCAAACCTAGTACTTTAAAATCAAAGCTTTGGTGTCAATTATTCACCTGAATCATTAGATTTCTTGTATTTGGTTATAAACTTAATgcaattgctttttttttttggtgaaacTCAAAATTCTTACCCATGAAGGAGCTTAAAGGTAACCCCACTTGAAAATAGAAACCACAGTCTAGTTTTTTTTTCTTCCCTGATTCATTTGATGATAATTGGACTTGCATACTCTTAGCTTGATTCTAAATTCAAATATGTTTTCTGAAAGCTAATGATTATTTTGCAATTGATCACATTGTTTTCATGCTTTACTGATTTTTCATCTCAGTTAAATTAATGGATCTAAATTTTGTTTCAAATCAGGCAACTGTTGGACCTTGTACTTTACCAAAACCAAGAGGTTGGAGTCATGTAGAACAAAACAAAtggacaaggtttgtttatactttaCCAAAAAAGATATGTGATACTTCATTCTCAAAGAATGAAAAACAcaacaatattctttcagaatttcaggattcaacatccaaaaacagcaatattctttcagaattcaagaattcaagaagaaaacatggagaacgagagtattctagcagaatgttgttattttttaagaatgttatgtttgctgatattcttttagaatatttataactatgttaaaatgtataagacttttagtctgtaagaatatgtatgaatttgtatttaagttcggatgtataaaaatatattagaatgtttgttatttttcaacgtCTTATTtaagaattttgtttttcttcaataatattctattagaataaaattctgaaagagtatcattctaataaaaaatattctgatagaataaaatcggtaaaaattgaaattgaattaattaaaaaattcagatttttttttaaaattaggagaattaatcatccccaaaaaattcgaaaatttccttttataaatgtagttaattgtccaaaatacccttttgctaaaaattgtgtgattatatggtacatgttacccattgtaatatcatacactctcaaatcatgtccattgattaatttcatccgttggtccagtgcattctggcacacaatatttagtaaaaacaaaataacctaagcctatatatatatatatatatatatatatatatatatatatatatatatatatatatatatatatatatatatatatatatataatcttttttgttcaataatataatattttaggGGTTGTTTGGTAGCTTCCTTATTCGTCAATTAAGAGATAGAAATTTAATTTTTCAGATTCAGAATGTTTGATAGTCTCTTAGTTTTTGTCTTAATTGTTTTAACAATCTTTTAATTTTTAAGAGAAGAAGTTGTATTTGAATAAAAAAATGTGTATGCTTCGAAAATACCCTAATATTTCATCAAAAAATTTTCCCTCTTGTTTTCTATTTTACAAGACTGTCTCCATTTTCCCTTCTATTGCTCTCTTTGACTTTTTAAAAATTCAGAGTTTCTTACAATTCAGATTTTAAAAGTTCAGATCCTACTAAACACCAGTGAGAAAATAATTACGATTTCTTATTGATGAAATTGATTGCAGTCTTTATAAGGACATTTGCTTGTAACTTGAAAATGAAAAATGGCATTACATTATTTTTCTCGTAGTGTTTATAAATACTGTAATTTTGCTATCATTATGCATCAAAGTAGAATCTTGGTTCTTGTACGGAtgttatataatattttatttttgaaaaggtCTAATGTTAAGATTATGTAATTGTCTACCATATTCTTACATATAAATTGACTTCAATGACTAAAGGACATCAAATTCATTTGTAAATGTATTTataaatattcaatagttagtcaAACAATTTTTTATATGTCGATAAATGTATGACTAAGTAAACCAAACCTATCGGCTTACCTTTTATCTTAATAATCACATTACCACGATAATAAATATTTCAAAAAACTATAAGGTATAAaccatttaattaataatttatttttatttatctatAAATGTAAATACAATTATAAAATATTAGACATCCAATCCCAATCGTACCCGACTTTCTTACAGGTATCATTTTCAATTGGAcgtcatttaaatgtttaaaatagacAATAATGTTCTTTTATTTATGCATAGCTACACATCCCATGTAGACAAAAATCCCCTCTTTTGCATACGTTGTTGCAACCCCCACAATGATGCTTTTCCACCATCGGATTCACACACGATCCCTTGCAACAAATCTCCATATATTTGCATTTCCTCCCACAAAGCCCGCAATTTTGTTTATCAGTAATCACATCAACACATTTCTTGTTGCAACAATCTGGTCCAGGGCTTCCCTTTGCAAGACAAAGCCTAGGGTTCCTGTTGCATTTTAATCCCCTAGTGTCATCAAGGACCCCACCAACCCCTAATGGTGTACTCGATACCAAACTATCAGCTTCATTGTCATTGATATCGAACCATTTTTCTTCAGTTGGTGTGGAAGAAAGTGTTGTGGCTAAGGTCATGAAAATGGCAAGGGCAATCAAGAATCTTGTTAGAGTGTTCATGGTGGTGTCTCTAAATGGGAATGTGAGTTTTGTTGGAGTAATGATTAGGGATGGGTATTTATAGGGATGTAATGTGAAGGAGTTTGAAAGATGGGGGTCTCTTTTGTTGAAAAAAAGGTTTGGTTTTGATAGCAAATTTTACATTGTTATGTATACGTATTGAATTCTGTATGTagaattagaagaaaaaaaaagtagaTAAGAATCCACTTAATAATGTCAATTTGGATCTTGGATGGTATATTTGATGTATACTAGACGTATTAAAACTGATGTAGTCATGtgtaaattaattcttaatattGTATCACTAACTCCGTTAAAGaacaaaatgtttttttaaaaggTACTCTAACATAAAGATAGACCAACAAAGAGAAACCTATTGTGGTCCTTTCGATATCCCAAAATTGATTTTGAGTTGCCCGTTTCTTGT is a window of Lactuca sativa cultivar Salinas chromosome 1, Lsat_Salinas_v11, whole genome shotgun sequence DNA encoding:
- the LOC111899292 gene encoding stigma-specific STIG1-like protein 1, with translation MNTLTRFLIALAIFMTLATTLSSTPTEEKWFDINDNEADSLVSSTPLGVGGVLDDTRGLKCNRNPRLCLAKGSPGPDCCNKKCVDVITDKQNCGLCGRKCKYMEICCKGSCVNPMVEKHHCGGCNNVCKRGDFCLHGMCSYA